In Scyliorhinus canicula chromosome 3, sScyCan1.1, whole genome shotgun sequence, the DNA window GTGCCATTAGCAACGGCTCCTAAGTTAAAAGCCTGTGGTTGTAGCATGATATGAAAATGGCTTCATAAAACTTGCTGAAATAGTTTATCAGAATGCAAGAACATGCAGTACAAGAGAGACTTAAGATGCACCATAATACTAGAAACACAAAATTACTAGGTATGTGCTTTCACATTCTTCCAACCAGCAGTACAGGACGAGAGGGGGAGTCCTTCCTGCCAAGCTCGGGGTTTCCTACATATGGGATCAATATGTGGAATACAAAGTCAAACACTTGCAAATGGAGAAGCATTACGTTTTATTCAGATTCTTCCCTGACAGGCTGCATTTAAAGAGGGTCATCCTTTTGTTTTGGAGCCAGTTTGCCCATCCACATTCAGACAATTACTATTTACATGGCTTTCTTCTCAATTGTTTGCTTATGGAAAATAGTGGGTGTGCGTTTACTCCATACAAAGAAAGAGGCCCTGACCACAGCTAATAACCAATAACCTCGCCTGATGTGATCATTAACCTTGCTAGAAAATGCAGCAGCTCTGTTCAATGAGGGCTTGCCACTAGAGCGTGATTTGTCCCAGATACGGTTGGCAAAGTGAAGGCTTCTATTTTAACCAGTGCTGGGGAATTCTGTGTCCTGTCTGCTTCAGTTCAATCTCTCCAGGCGGAGCAATCAAAATGAGATTTAAGCACCTTTTCCAGATCATTCTTGTTGTATGTGCAAGTCTTCTGCTGATCAATGGACAGAAAGCAGGTAAATGACTGGGTCCTACCCTTTTATTAGCTGAACTTTCAATCTGTGAGCTATTTGATACTGAGTATAAGATACCGTTAAGCTGTTATTGTATAATACAATGAATAGGTTTTGCAAGGTATGTTGTATTTGGCCCAGACCAAATAATTAGAAGCAGTGAGGTTTGTTTGAGGAAAGAGCCAGTGTCATAAAACAAATTTTCTAACAAGTTGCAGAGAAAGGTGTTACTtttcacaaaacaaaattcaCTAAAAATAAAGAACCCTGATAAATCTCCATGTGCACGGTTTTCTTCCAGTTATGCTTTAAGACATGGAATTTTCTAGAGGTTCATTAACATTTAATGCAGATCCCGAGTGCTCAAAAGCAGCAAACACCTCTCTCGGTAAAAAACGTCAAATAATGAGAGAGGTTAATTGAATGAACAGCAAAAGCCAAGCCTTCAAACTAGCACAAAAGgaacttttaaaaattcagagtGCAAGTTTAACAATGCTCTGTACTGACTGCATTCCTGAGTAAATTTTGTCACATTCAATTTAATGTTAGATGGCAAACCACCAATTTTCTTCAATTCTTACTTTCAGGTAAAAGATGGAGAAGGAAAATGCAACGGCACAAGTGTTTGCAAAGAAGATGTATGCCTCTCCATTCGAGAGTTCCATTCCCTTAAGGTTTGTTCAGAGTAAGGTCCATTTAATTGATTGCAGCTGAAAACAAACATTACAGCCTAACTAGAAATATCGTAGTTCTGTATTAAAGAACTAATTCCATACTTTCAGGAGGCTGATTGTCATGTCACTATGGTTTAACTTGTTATTTGCACGTTGGGAGTTTCTGGTCTTTAATCACCGTTTTAAAAAAATCTCCAATCATTTCCCATCTCCCCAAAGGAGCAGACTCATTAGTTGCTTTCACTCTGTCAGCAGAGTGTTCTGAATCACTGATTCCCAAAGTACAAACCAATGTAAATCTACACCCTACCGATGCTCATATGTATGTATTCTGTGGAACATTGGGAACAGTAACTAACCTGTTTCCAATATTGAATATCTAACATCTTAAGAATAATTTAAAGTTGCCTTTTATAAGGAATTATGTGGGGTACTGGGGCTATTGTGGGCAGCACGCTatgaagcactgttgcttcatagctgcagggccccaggttcgattcctggcttgggtcactatctgtgtggagtctgcacgttctccctgtgtctgcgtgggtttcttccgggtgcttcagtttcttcccacaagtcccaaaagatgtgccgtcaggtgaattggacattctaaattctcccactgtgtacctgatcgagcgccggaatgtggcgactaggggcttttcacagtaacttcattgcagtgttaatgtaagccgacttgtgacaataaagattattattattggctcCTTATAGGTGGAGCTGAGGTAAGCAGATTCATTAAGGCTATGAgactggggaaaaaaaacaattttccaACGTGATGTTCCCCATTTCCTCTTCAATGATGTGTGCTGGGCACCATTGTATAatacagaatccccacagtgtaaATGGCATGACCAGCTTCTCAGAAATACTTCTGAACAAGGTTTTGGAGATCAGGAGGATTCTGCAGTGGTCTGTTTCCAGCTGTTTGCACTGTTtcagataaataaataaaatgatccTGGTCCATTGTCATCAAACTACAAATGCCCTCCAACATGAATACAAGCAGAGTATCCAGGCTTAACTTGTCAGTCAAATTAAAATTTGACCATCATGTGGGTTGGGGAAACTAATATGCTGCAATGTACACGGTAGTTGAAGGCTTTGAGGATACCAGGAGACGCTGTGTGATCTCTTTCCATGGTCACCCAGGTGTGCTCAAGGCTTCTGAAGGATGGCATGCAGCCGTTGAGGCCCTTCCTCGCAGATCTAAGTGGATctaagattatattattatgtaGGAATGCAGCAAATGGAAGGACAACAGTGGTTGGTTGCACTCCTGTCAAGTAGAAGTGCCTTCACATTCACTATTAGTGAGACATCCATTCATTAGGCAATTTAAAACATTAAAACTTTAttggtggcgcggtggttagtaCCGCTGCCTTGCGATGCCGAGGATGTGGGTCCGATCCTagacctgagtcactgtccgtgtggagtttgcacattctccccttgtctgtgtgggtctcacccccaccacccaaagatttttatttataaattttgcaaccaattatttttttccaattaaggtgcaatttagcgttgccaatctacctagcttgcacatttttgggttgtgggggcgaaacccacacaaacacagggagaatgtgcgaactccacacggacagtgacccagagccgggatcgaacctgaaaccttggcgccatgaggcaacagggctaacccactgcaccaccgtgctgccctccacaacccaaaaatgtgtaaggtaggtggattggccactgtaaattgccccttaattcaaaaaaaagaaatgggcactttaaattaaaaaaaatcttatcAGCTGCCTTATCGGTTGCTAAGTATGATCACAACTACTTAATTACATCACACTTAAACAACTAACCCTCCAGAATTGTTTTGCTGTTTCAACACAAACAGCAAACATAATgtcatttaaactcaataaacagATCTATATTGTGAAACATCAAATGAATTCAAATGGGAGTTTACATTTCATGCAGTCACTCAAAGGGACTGCAGTAAATGATGATACACAAATTAGTTCATTCAATTTATCAAATTGCACAGAGTCAATTCGCAGTGTTAAAGAGGCAACATGTGGAATGTAGCAGGAGAAGGAAACTCAAATAATTTCAGACAGACAATAAACATGAATTTTATGTTCACAATAGAATTAAAAAGTCAGTgtcagtttggctcagtgtcaccACTCTTAAATCTGAGTCAGATGTCTTACGTCTCACTCAAGAGAGAGCACATAATCCAGTTTTCAGTATTCAGTATTAAGGGAATGTTGCACTATAGGTGGTGACGTCTTTTGGACGAGCCATTAAACCAAGGCTCCGTCTGTCGTCTTAGATGGATAGAAAATGCCCTGTGGCAGTATTTCAAAGACGAGCATGGGTGTATTCCCTTGTGCCCTGCCTtgaaatatttatctctcaatcaacatcactaaaaacagattatcttgtCATATATCTCATTGTTATTTGTTGGACCTTACAGTATGCAACGTTTCCTAGAGTCCAACAGTGactcacttcaaaagtattttacTGACTGTAAAAAGCTGTGGGATATCCTCgggtcatgaaaggcactgtttaaatgaagttctttcttttttaaaaataaatttagagtacccaattcattttttccaattaaggggcaatttaacacggccaatccagctaccctgcacatctttgggttgcgggggcgaaacgcacgcaaacacggggagaatgtgcaaactccacatggacagtgacccagaaccgggatcgaacctgggacctcggcgccgtgaggcagaagtgctactcactgtggcaccgtgctgcccaatgaagtTCTTTCTTAATAAGCTAATTACCCATGAAGGGGGAAAATAGCTCTGATTCGTACTTTCTTATCAAAGTACGACTCCAATAACCATTTATAAAGAATTTCCTCCACCCCAGGACTTTTAAACCCTGAATGCCGCTTTGCCCCACCCTTCCCCAAGGGATGAGCAGGTTTAACAGTCATCAGAGAAACATAAAGAAACATAGAAATTGTTGACACATAAAGAGGCTAGTGTTCCAACAAAATGCTCCTACAGTGTGCAAACTAACCGACATTACTCTATTTCTCAGAATTCTTGCTTTCCCTGTCAAATTTCAATGAACTCTCTTTTTAATTTGCTGATACTGTCTGCCTGCCCTGTCCTCCCATAAAATCTGTTCCTTATTTTTATCCATGCTGTGTGAAGTAACTCATTCTAAAGTGTCTGTCCACCCTCCTATTTCTGAGCTTGTGTCCCTTTGTTGTAGAGCGCATAATTGTCAGAAGTATTCTTAGAGTTTGGATAATTTAAATAACATAGAAAAATCTTCCCCCGTATCATCTTGTCTCCAGCATAATGCTTCCAGTCTCTGCAATGACTTCTCATAGCTCAGTTACTCCTGGTGTATCCTTTCTATTAGGCCCATCAAGTTCCACTTATGCATGGTGCCTCAGTCATGCACCACCTGAATACCGGAATCTAACCCGAACCACCTTAAACGGCAGAGCTCTCAAATTCACACTCCGCTGCAGGACATTTGCCGAAGACCTCATTTTCccaatattcaatttatacccagaaaagACTCCAAACTTCTCCAATAAGTCCATAATTCTCCACATACGTTCCAGTGGAtttgccacatacaacaataaatcatcagTGTACAGAGACATCCTGTGCTCTCTATCCcgctcacaatcccctgccattCATTTGACGCTCGGCGCACAATCACCAAGGGTTCATTGCAAACAGCAACGGTGACAACAGGTATCTCTCCCTTGTCCTCCTATACAGCACAAAATAGCCCAAATCTGTCTCATTCATTctcacactcgccatcggggacgCATACAATAGCCGCACCCAGGCCACAAACTTTGGACCAAATCTCCCAAGGACatcaaacaagtaccgccactccacccgatcaaaggccttctctgcatccattgataCAATCACCTCAGGCTCCGACTCCCCTGAGGGGGTCATAACCACATTCAGTAGCCTCCTAATAGTACCTAAAGAGCTGCCGCTCCTTCACGAGCTCCGTCTGATCGTCTGAGACCACATCTGGCACatacccctccaacccccacgaCAATAagttagccaatactttcacgtcGGTGTTCAACAGCGAGATGGGTGCTTGTTCTTTTTCAGAATCAGaggaatgtaataataatctttaatattgtcacaagtaggctgacattaacactgcagttaagttactgtgaagccTGCACCAGCACACTCATAAGGTGGGGAGCCAACTCCACCAAAAACTGTTCATAAAATTCTGCCGGAATTCCGCCCCGATTgggagcatacacattcactaacaccaccgGTGCTCCCGCTAATACCCTGCTTACTATCATAAACCTACCCCCCAGATCCCGCATCTCCTTGGCGATCGCAAACGCCGTCTTCTTGCGAAACAAAATCGCGATTCCCTTGACTTCGAATCAAACCCCGAATGGAGtgtttgccccacccaccccttccttagccaCATCTGATCCTTCACCCATAAATGTGTCTCCTGGGAAAATCACCTCTATTTTCAAATTCTTTAGGTGCACGAACACCTGGGACCGTTTAATCAGACCATTTAGCCCACATATATTCCATGGTACAATCCTCACCGGGGGCTTCTGCCCACCGCCCACCAAGACCCGCCATCCCTACCAACTCGGACCCTGCCCAAATCTCCACCCCTTTACAAAACTGGGCCTACCCAAGATACCTGCCCCCTCCGTCCTCCCCCAAGCGCAACCGACATGCCAACTATGTCACCAACCCATTTccactcctcctccactcctacccttcccctcttcccccactcaGGCTAACTACCGCAGTCCCCACCCCCATTCTTCTTCCGTTCATTatcatctaggggctggtttagcacagtgggctaagacagctggcttataatgcagaacaagaccagcagcacaggttcaattcccgttccagcctccccgagcaggcgctggaatgtggcaactagggtcttttcacagtaacttcattgaagcctacttgtgacaattagcgattattATCAGCAGGTAGCATGCCTACTCACATCCGGAGGCCGAGACATCCCCCCAGTTCCATTAGCACCACCACATCCCCTCCTTcacccacccccatatcccctctctcaATGTCCCACTCCCATTAAACCAAAGATGCCCCATACACATAATTATCCCCTAGAACCCGTATTTACATAAACACAGCAAATTATGTACTGTACAAAGGGTACAAGTACAAAAAGGCACAACAGTGTACAAAAGGTAGAAAAGGTACacaaaataataatattctttattagtgtcacaagtaggcatacattactGTGACtcgcctctagtcgccacactccggcgactgttcgggtacactgagggtacAAAAGGTACAAAAAGCACAGATTTCTCCCAAAGATACACACAGCCCGCCCCCAACTTGTACTCCTTAATGAAGTAATTTACCTTCCAGGCCCTGGAAAGTTCTCCAAAGTTTAACCGGGTACAGAACCCCAAAACCAAACCTTGCGCCGAAAAAGCACTGTCTCATTAAATTCCGCCCGTCTCTTGGCCAGGTCggcaccaatgtcctggtatatctcAATCCAATTGCCTGCCCAGCTGCAGTCCTGACTCGCCGTGGCCCATCTCAGGATCTTTTCTTTGTCTTGAAACTTGTGCATACGCACAATCACCGCCCGCGGTAGCTCCCCAGCCcttggcttctgcctcaaggACCTGTGGGTATGGTCCACCTTGGGGCCTTGTTGAAaaccctctcctccaccaacttcgCAAGCATGTTCGTGACATAGCCCTTGGCACTCGTTCCTTCCATGTCCTCCGGTAGGTCAACAACGCAAAGACTTTGCCGCCAAGACCAATTGTCTTGGTCATCCACCCTCGCACACAGCACCTTAAAGACATCCCACAGGATCACTATCTCTGCCACCAACAACACAATATGGTCACTCTGGTCGGTCACAATCGTTTCCTCCTCCTGGATCACCTCCAAGCGCTTCTCCACCCCGTGCAATGTCCCACGAAGAAGTGCTACTGCCCCTTAATCGCACTCGACCAGTCTCCCTACATCTCCTTTCGTTGCTGCTGAATTTCCTGCAACCCCTGGGCCAGGGCTCTCACCGGCTTTATCCGGGTTTGATACCTTGTAGACATTCCAATCTGCAGTACAAACAGTGACCTTCCACTCTCCTCACACTTTATCCATCAAAATCCCCCATTACTCGTATAAAAAGGACCATAACTGATGGTCCAGGCAAGAATTACCTCATGTGCGACCGATCAAATCtcggccaccactggaagtcaaaACCACATCTTAACAAGAAACCAATTCCGCAAGAAAGGGCAGTGGAGAAAATTGACATtggcaaaaaatatatataatccaATGATTATTTAAATATTAAAGCTGGCCTGTACGAGGATTTGGTATGAACACACATTGTAGCTGAGGGATAATATAGTTTATTGGCATTGAAAGTTACCAGTGAGAAAAAGTGAAGGTGTGCAGCAATTTATAGAATCAGTTATAATATCCTAATTTTGTCTTCTTCTAAAAATATAGATTTTGTGAAACACGAAGTGACTGGAGGAACTAGAGCATCTGCGACAGCAACATCCTCTCTACGTTTtgagggtgggcaggggtggggggggaagaggaaaggACTGATTACTTCGATGATCTCAGATTAGAAAGATCATGCATATTTAATTGGTGAGCACATAATCACTGAAGACTTGGATGAATGCACCAATTTCATTTTCCAATGGAAATGCAAAATGCATGAATGGCTGACTTCAAGAAGTGTTTGGCAGGACTTGTAAAAACGATACTTTCCAGATAAACATTACTATTCCTTAGGAAAAAATAACTAAAGTTTCCACGTCATTATAATTCAACCAGTCAAATGCATCATTCAATACTTTAACCCTGAAAGTACATGGTTTAGCAAACCACATTCTATTTAAAAGAAACTGCATCATGTTATTGTGAAATAAACTTATTTTATGAACTATATCTCAATGGCATTGAAATATTTAAACAACTGTGATTGGAAACGGGGGACGGAGGATGGTGTGATATCAGGGGGATAGTTACTGAGACTTATAGTTTAATTGTCAAATATTTTAAGGAGTCCATCGTCTCTGAAAATCATCTTTAAACATTTTTAGTTAGAAGGCAAGCACTAGATCCAGATGTACCATTACAGGGCATTGGATGTATGGCAATtagaaaggacttgcatttatatatgccTTCTATAGTTCCATAAGGAACTTTGGGGAGTCCTGAGCTTGTGAAAGGGACTACATCAATGTAACACTTTCTTTGTAAAGCTCTGAACTGCATGATGTATGCACATGGAACCATGCCAAAGATTTTGAAAGAAGTGTGTGTGGCTACAAAGGATTTTTTTAAAGCAAGTCAGATTGAATTGTATTGATATAGGTCATAACAGATATCAAAGAAGTTAAGGATTTTGCCATCAATAACTCCATTCTGTCTCCATCTCATTTCCCTCCTCCACTCATCTAACCTTCTGCCAAAAATTCAACAGTGGCATTTTTCAGATCACACAACCTCCATCTTTATAATGTCGGTTCCGTGTTGAAGACTGAACTGTGTTGGCAGAATTAcaacagctaaccactgtgctactgtgctgcctaagAGATTCTTCTAAACTTAGCGAATACAATCTTAGCCGGCtcattctctcctcatatgtcaatcctgccatcccaggaatcattccGGTAAACATTCTCTGAACAACCATCCGcagataagaagaccaaaactgaacacaatattcacaGTAGCATAATGGGTAGCAcatttgattcacagctccagagtcctaaATTCGATtgccggcttaggtcactgtctgtacggagtctgcatgttctccctgtttcctccgggtgctccggttccctcccacaagtcccaaaatacgtgctgttaggttaattggatattctgaattctccctctgtgaacccgaacaggcaccggaaagtggcgactaggggcttttcacagtaacttcattgcagtgttaatatgaggctacttgtgacaataaagattattattattattccaggtCTGGTCTCAcaaggccttgtataattgcagcaaaacatccctgatcctgtac includes these proteins:
- the apela gene encoding apelin receptor early endogenous ligand, producing MRFKHLFQIILVVCASLLLINGQKAGKRWRRKMQRHKCLQRRCMPLHSRVPFP